A single genomic interval of Oryza sativa Japonica Group chromosome 7, ASM3414082v1 harbors:
- the LOC4342757 gene encoding serine/arginine-rich splicing factor SR45, with protein sequence MNPRRRRGADTSLRRLGLRPRRRWPDGAASPHGEPHRLRLRLGVGFPPSLWEKENISPRFDRDEPSHSDSDSNSNSNVGGFYPSTIKRAPHPPPEITKSLNSQNQFAHQTSQIPLPPVLGFAEELLSFHPWRRGGARRPPPPRPSRWPTPPSSRSTSSSASSRARVAPRRARRCCGSSPTGRPWPSASPPTPTSSTASPPPAAAPTSHRGCRPLPRRWISARV encoded by the coding sequence ATgaatcctcgccggcgacgaggcgccGACACCTCCCTCCGGCGACTGGGTctccgacctcgtcgccggtggccggaCGGGGCAGCCTCGCCGCACGGGGAGCCCCATCGCCTCCGACTCCGTCTCGGAGTCGGATTCCCGCCCTCCTTatgggaaaaagaaaatatctcACCCCGATTCGATCGCGACGAACCCTCGCACTCCGACTCCGATTCCAATTCCAACTCCAATGTCGGTGGATTTTATCCCTCGACGATAAAAAGGGCGCCACATCCTCCACCCGAGATCACCAAATCTCTCAATTCCCAAAATCAATTCGCGCACCAAACCTCCCAAATCCCTCTCCCACCAGTTCTTGGATTCGCCGAGGAGCTCTTGTCCTTCCATCCATGGCGGCGGGGTGGCGCGAgacgcccgccgcctccgcggcctTCCCGGTGGCCTACACCGCCGTCCTCGCGCTCtacctcctcctcggcgtcttCCCGCGCCCGCGTGGCGCCCCGCCGTGCGAGGCGCTGCTGTGGGAGCTCGCCGACTGGGCGGCCGTGGCCgtctgcctcgccgccgacgcctacTTCATCTACTGcatcgcctcctcccgccgccgccccgacgTCCCACCGCGGctgccgccccctcccccgcaGATGGATCTCTGCTAGGGTTTAG